The segment cgtgcctgagagcattgtccaaacactccttgagctctgtcaggtttCACGCTGACAGTGACCACTTCACTGTGGAACCTCTTCCATTGCCCAAGCACCCCCTgtgtgaagaacctttttctaatatccaatctaaaacgcctctgacacaacttcaggcccTTCCTTCGGGCTCTGCGATGACGGCTCCCCTAAACTTCCCTCTTTTGCCACAAGCATTCAGAGAAGTCCTGCCACTCTTCCTTTATCTCACACTTCGTTTAATAAACTTATTTCCCTCTGCCTAtatgtaatttttccttcttactgCACACCTCACCCTGTGGTAGAGAAGCGCTACCGTTCTCACCACCAAGCTCCGACTCGAGACTTCAAACCGGCTCTGGCCGCCGCAGGCCAGGAAAGCTCGGCGGGCTCGGCAAGCCGAGGGATCGTGTGGGACGGGCACGTCTGTGGAGGGGACGAGCGCAGCGCAGGCCGAGCGGCATCCGCCCAGGGAgtggcggccgcgggggctccgtgcggcccggcccgggggaCGCAAGGGTCGGAGGCCGGGGTATCCGGGGCGGGGGGCCCTACCTGCCTCCTGAGCGCCTCGCCGTCCTCCCGCTCCCGGCGGTACAGGCGCTGAGTGCGCCGCAGCCGGCGCCGCGTCCGCTCCAGCTGCGCGCGGCACGCGTCCAGCTCCGCCTGCAACGCCGGCACCACCGCCTCCTGCTCGCCTGGGTCCGCCCGGCTCTCGGCGCCCGGCGGGGAGGCCATGGCCGCCCGCCTGCCCCTGCGCCGCCGCTCAGCGCCCGCCCTCCGCCTGTCCCGCAGCgcccgcgcggccccgcccgccaGCCCCGCCCATGGCCATGGCGCCCGCCGGCTGTGAGGGCGGgaagcggcgcggggcgcgcGCCGCCGCCGCACCGAGAGCCGTCCCgcgcggcgggagcgcggcgcggggcccgGAAAGGGAGCGGGAGCAGCCGGAAGCGGCCGGAAGCGGCGCGTGCGGCAGTGCGCGTGCGCGCGGCAAAGGCCTGCGGCTGCGgcgggaggggagcggggacGGGCTGACACCGGGAGTTGGGCTcggcaccgggagcggggcTCCCGGGGGACGGGCCGGCCGTGCTGCTCGTGGTTCGGCGGCAGCGTCGGGGAAAAGCTGAAGGATGAGCAGCATCCCCCAGAGGCGGGGCAGTCTCGGCTCCGGACGTGCTCGAGGTCTGATACCGCCCTCCACCATCACCTGCGCTTGGGTCATGCCGGGCagagtttgctgctgctgggcctcAGGGTTCCAGCTGCATCGTATAACAGAATGAAAAGTAATTCTAGCGCGTACTTCGTTCAGAAGTAGGGCACGTTAtagtttgagggttttttgtgtttgcttttttgtttgttttagagtGGGAAGGGGGAAACTTCTTGAGACGTCTCAGTCAAGAGTGCGGCAAACCTCACCATATCCTGGTTAGAAATTGCTGTGTCTGGAGGTTGTTGGAGTTGGAGCCATTTAAGCAGCATTCAGAGTCAGGGCTGAGAGCTGCGGTACTGAAGCCTTGGATAAATTTTTGTTCCTGAGATTTCTAGAAGCGGCTGTTGAAGGTCCTTAGGCTTTCCTCTGAGCCCGATCTCAAAATCATAATTTTCCAAACTTAACCTTGCAGGCTTCTTATTTGAAGTGTTTTTTGTCTCTGATGTTCACAGTGCTTCTCAGATTTTAATAAACTTTGTGATACACTGTTGCTTTTGTGTCTTGCTGCAGAAACGAGTAGTAGGTCATAGCCTAATAGCTTTTAGATGTGATAATAGTGGATGTGTTGCATACAGGGACATCTACATCTGCTTTCAGATATGTCCTGAGTAATGCACCACCTTTACACTTCAGGTTTCATCAGGTTTCTTCAAGTAATTACTTCATTTAcatgcatatatttttaatatattacatTTCTAAAGCTATAGTACAAAGATGCCTGAGTTTGAAAACCACAGTACATGGCAGTGCTAGTTTAACAGGAGTGCTACTGTTCTCTGCAAAGACATGCAGTCGTGCACCATTGATTAAGTACTGTTCTGACCAGAAATCACCAGGGTCAGATGCCTGATCTCTATAAGGTGGGCTGCATAAGCAGGCAAGAAGCAAGTCTACTTCTGTCCATATCCAAACttaaaggaaataagaaaaaaatacgTGGTTTTTGTTGTCTTGAAAGCATTTTGTGAAAGGATGTAAAACTCCACTGTGGACTCGAGGTCCTAAGAGATACTAAAATAACCAACAGGGTTTCAGACctcagtttttttcctctgtaatttGTAATTGGAAAGGTGTGTCTCATCTGTTGAGAATTAGCATATTGTCTCTATCaagaagtgttttattttaggtAATGGCTTTGGTTTGCATCAGGCTAGTTTCACTTAATATGTGTAAGTAAAAAAGGACCTGAACTGGAGGAAGATACTTCCTGAAAGAGCAGATTTCATTTACTGCTCTGTGTTAAATTTAGGGAATAGCACTTTCTTCTTTGTAATAGATTGGCCTTTGATTTGTaagttaaatattcaattgtAGAAGTAATGGATGTTGCAATTTAGGCTCTGAGAAGAAGATGAAAAGTGACACCAGCTCTCCAAAAAGTGCCTATTCCTAAAGGTTTGCAGCAGACAGAAATGGGGAGAATGGAGGTGACATGTGTCCCTGCCACCAATCTGTCAGTGCCTCTGAATATGCCACTTCCTACCCATGCTGTTAGTGGGCTCTTGACATGGACTGATGAACTGCTGTTGCCACCACCCTCTCTGTACTCCTCCTTGATCCTCTGGGATTGGGTAGTTATGCTCGGAAGTACAGGTGGCGTCCCAATCCAGCTAGACAGAGCACAGATGCTTAGCTCTTGCACCTGCTGTTTAAAAAGGAGGTGAGGACTTTGATTGCAGGGGCATTTGCCACCGAAGGACTGTGCCACCAAAGGACTGTGGAATAAAGATGAGGTGGCTTGTTGGGAGCAGGTATAGCAAGGCTGCTGAAACACAGACTCTCTGGCCAAGGGCATAATCTCCAGAAGAGCTTTCCTCACCAAAAAGCTATCAAAAGCCCAGACctgcatgaaagaaaataccACAGTGCATGCTGCCTGCACAAGCAAAATTCAGGACCCTAACTGTCAGAGGGGGCCTGGAGATGAAGGAAGGGTGAAGACACAGACCTCTGTTACTGCCTGTTCTTTTTCTATACCAATGCTATGCAGGAATAACCAAAAGTTGCAGGACCATGGGCCAGCCCAGCTTGCATGGCTCCAGGATTGCTCTCTTTGTTTCCTCATTCCCCTACACCACAGGAGGACATGGTCCTCATCTATTCCTTTTTGCAGGTTTCTCCTTCTGAGGGGAGTGCAAAGAGGTGGACGAGTGCTTGAAGCCATCATTGCCATCACATCTTCAAGGCATTATCCCACCTCTGAGATGGTAAAGAGCTTCTATAAATATGATTACATGTGTTTTCTATTGTAATAATGGTCTTAAACATAGTGATTCCAAATTCCTTGAGATTTGTAAGCTTGGTGCTCATAGTCCTGTATTCTTGTGTCTTGTGTTCTCCTTCTCCATGTGGGTGCCAATCCCACTGCACTTTAGGTTTTGGGGTAGATCTCTGACTGCTCTTTTCTGGTTTGAGATTTCTTAGGAAGTTTTGAGCCTTGCAGTGACATGGAGCTTCTGTAAAACTTCTTTAGGTAGTGATAACATACCTTGAGATATGGATTTTCACAGCAAAATCCTCACAAATCTTCCTGGAACTTAATGGTTCTTTCATCAGCATATCCCATTTGATGAGGCAATTACAAATGCAAAGTTCAGTGCCCTAACATCCTATTTAAAGTAATAGAAGCACTGCTGCACACGTCACAACCTATCCATATATCTTAAAGACAAGCCAGCTACagggaaatgaaagagaaaaacagataaaGCAGATCAAGCTGCAGATCTTTTCAGCAGGGAATCCAGAGATTTTCTCCATGTCAGCACTCTCCTTTTCATATGCGGGTACATTACTTGAAAAACAAACTTAGGCTCTCTGGTGTGGTCCTAAGCTTTTTTTAAGGTGGGAACATTATCTAGAGTGGCACTTCTCAGAGAACAAGTTCTTTAGTACATCTTCTGGAGTCACACTGTCTACCTCTTGCCATAGTCCTGCTTTGGAAAATGGCAGATGGCCTGTGAGTGGATTAAAGACTCCTTTGCTGTAACGTGGAGTCAAAACTACAGGAGAGCAAGACTGCATCATGCCAGTGAACTTGATGCAGTTCCTCAGAGCTTGAGCAGATCACTGGCTCAGCTTTGCTCTGGCCTGAGGTCCCAGCTAATTGCTGATCAGAGGTCCCAACATCATCTTCTCAGAGACATGAGGagtatttctgcagaaaagcagcCCCAGAATACTATGTATCCATACAACTAGTCAATGACCTCTGTTTTGATAGGTACTGAGGACATGGTGGCGCAGGGGTTTTGTCTAGCGGGACCAGGAAGTGCATGTGAAAGGCTGCAGGTACCATCAAAAGGTCAGTACTTTGAACTGGAATTCATGCTATGTAGACCATTTCAGCCAGTATTGACAGCTTGTTTTGCGACTCTCAGAGATTTCAAATAGAACCAGGGAACTACTTGCTACAATCTTGCTGCAATAACTTTGAACCAGTTTTAAGAGACCAGTGTTAATAAGGCTTTAAAATTCCTGCATGTGAGATTCCTTTTGTGCCTGCACCATGGGTTGCTGTCTCCCTTCACAGCATCTTAAAGCTCCTGGGTTCACACAGACACTAACTGCACGTAGCAGGCCTATACCCACTGTCCTATGCAAGGACAGGCTCCCGATTttgcagctgggaatgctgctgctcccatgTTGAGGCATTTGAGAGTGAGACATCACAGCGCACTGCACTGTAGAGCTTGAGCTCTAGAAACATATTTCCAATATTCCTAGAACTTCTAACCTTGAGACATTTAAAGGTAAGGATGTGAAGGGAACTCAGAAAATCCAAACAGGTGATTTCATGAAGTGATTGTTTTCCACTTCCCTGTAAAGTAGGGgtgttaaaagaaaatagcttttaCCACTAGGTGGCATTTAAGGATTGGGTTTGGTGGTTGTTGGTggtggtgtggttttttttttctttttttttttttctttctttttttttcttttctttttttttttttttttttttttttaatgctctgaAACACTGTGTTGAAAATTGCCTAATGGATTGCTAACTTaatttcttccctccttccaaCTGCTGGAGACAGTTACTGAGATTGGCTTGTGGCTACTCCTTGGGATGATCTGACTCAGGACTGCCAGCAGAGTAAAGGAGCAAGACTTGCTTATTGTGTCTATAGGAATTGGTACTCTAGAGAGAGTGAATCACTGCTTCTAAAGGACAGCTTCTTTCTACTATTCTCCTTAGgaatctctgctgctgggagatACCTGTATCCTTAGTGCTGTAGAGTGAACAGATACCTTAGCACAGAGTTGCTCTGAAGTTGCAATGTTCTTTTCTGAAGTTGCTGTTATTGCAGAGCAATAAATATGGATGTGCCTTCCTTGCTGTACAAGAGATAACACTGCATGCATTTTATCATTACCTCCTGAGGAGCATGTGTGAGTCACTTTCCACCTGCCGGCAGGGACAGGTCACAAGGACAGCATCAACTTAAACTCTTTGGCTTTGATGCAACTTTGCTTACATGTTTTATAAAGCCTAttcaacacttttttttttcaatgacaTAAAACTAAATGTCTGACATCTTTGCTTAgtgattttaaataaactttgcTCAGTTGCAAAGGCAAAAATAGATTAATGAGTCAATGTAAATGAAGGCTGGTCTCTGAAGACAGCAGAGTTCAGTATCGGGCTCAGGCTGAAGATCCCAGAAAAAACAACATCTGATGCTAGTGATGCCAGAATAGTTGCAGGTAACCCTCTCTGCAATGCTGCATCCCTGTCGGGAGAAATCTTGTCCGGACAGCAGGAGATCTTAGCTGAATATTCACAGAGTCCTCATGGAGGCATAGGTGAATCCCTAACATCCCACTTTATTGCATTAAAGCATCCATTTTTATATGGTTTGTTACAATGATCACGCAAATCTAGCAAGCTTACAATTGATTAGGCACTATCCACATTTGACTTGTTACTTATTGGTTGGTTTCACGTGCTTTTACAGCACCTTCCTCACCCCTTGGCTGAAGCAGTCTAGCAGCcgagttacagtaatttcatgaccataaggcgcaccggactataaggcactCCCCTGGGGAGTCAAAagttgcaactttgtagatcatataaggcccaccggactataaggcacacttctgggtttgagggaaagttttagtcaaaggggtgcgccttatagtcatgaaattactgtagtcatgTCCATTTTACCTGTTTGCTACTTTGCTACACTTtctatttgtttatttgctaCATTAATGTGCCTTCCCACTCACTGTTGTAACTTTCTGGCTCTTTCCCATCCACTCACTGTTTGTCACTTTACTGAATCTTCTCATATGTTTCATTCAGGGATAGCTCAATGTCGCCATTCTCCCAGCCATATACAGGGTTGTGCATTTTAGTCTCAATGAGGATATTATGCCCTTGTTCAGCCATAATTTCCTCTACATATCCCCATTGCAGAAGGATCCCACTGCCATGACAGTCACAGTGGATTTGTTAGCTTGTGTCATGCATGCCTCTTtgtcagtgcagcagcaggagagatatttttgattttctttgggGTGTGGTGGTGTGGTGTCCAACGCCTGTCGTGCTCTCACCTAAGGAGCATGCCTTCCCGCAGTGCTCTTTGCAAGTACCATGTGCAAACCCACTCCATCCGCTCAGTCTACATTTCTGCACCACCCCTGCTGACATTTCTCTTCTTCTCCACCCTGGCCTCTGGCAAATCCTAGGCTAATAATGCCAGGCAATGACAAAGAATTGTGTGGTTTGCCTGCACACTGCCTACAGGGCCTTTCTCTGCCTGTAGCGCGACTCAGAATCAAAGATGGCTGTGCTTGTTACAGAAAGAGAAACAGTCACAGAGGTCAATAAAAAGCAGAGGGCTAAGACCAAGAAAAGTGCccgtttggttttttttaatcatgtgATAGCAGGGCAGAAAGTGTGCTCGCCTCTCCTTGGCTGATCACACAGTAAGAGCATATGAATTTTACACTTGTTTGATCAGCAATTCTTAAATATTAGTAATTGCTACTAATAACGGTACAATACTTATTGCACATATTTGTGGAAGTTGCAGTATTCCCACTTCCTCTCATCATGCTACAGTTTGCATCATTTTTAGGTCCTGGTTTTAGTAAAGGATCAAAAGGAACACAGAAATACTGGATGATATGCAGGTATGAATTGGAAACATTTAGGCAAATTGCTGACAATTAAAAAGCTCTctttaaagggaattttcttGCAAATGCAGTACTTTTCTATCTGGATAACGGTGGGAAAAACGAAAAGCAAAAGAGATAGTTTTGTGAGGGAACATAGGAAGCAAAGGAAGCAAGCTCATCACTGGGTTAATTAAATAGGAAGGTGTCTTCAGCTGACTCATATTTCATGAGAAATTCTAAAGGTGTATTATCTGTTAAAAAGTAGCTGGACGAGTGATCCCAAAACCACTGTAGACATTTATAGTCATGGACAGATGGATGTAACTATTCATATTGCAACGTTGAGGCTCTAATTAAGAACAAATCAGGTATGACATGTTTTAATACATTTGCCATATGAATTACCTGACATTCTGCTGGAAGCCTGATGAGTTAAAGTTATCTCAATGGCTTTACTATCTGAATTGGAGCCAAATGGAAtttaatctcattaaaaaaccaaaaaagtaaaattttaacaTTAATTATTAGATAATTAATTTAGAACCAAATGCAACTCAATGTCCAGGCTATCTGTGGTTTTGATATGAagccaaatttttaatttttacatgtCTGTGTGTTGACATAGGCAATACGTCTTCTTTTTATCTAGTATATTTTCTTATATAGTATCTTAAATAtctaatacatatttttttctgcaaaaattaccatttttctGTTCTATGATAAAGTAACATCTAAGATTGTGGAGTTTTTAGCTTTTTTCATTCTCAGCAGCCTCTTGAGTCTGATTCATTCCTCACATCCAGAACAGCTTCCATCCCTATGGAATGGAACAAAAGTTGTGTCAGATAAGCAATGTTCAACATGATATCCTGTTCCCAATTATACCCCTGTGATTGTTCTGTGGTTTCTCATTCTGGGGGCCCATTTATCCTGAAAGAGAACATTCCAGCTGTAGTATTTTCAGTTTGCCATGTGAAACAGTTCTTTCAGTGTAAACTCTGAAAAGGTGTTTGTGAATATACTGTCAGAATTTGTATCTGCATTTAACTTGTGTTTTCATGTCATATGCACACATGAGAATCGAAGAGGGTTTAGAGCTTTTGTCATGAAAAGTGCAGTCAGGGTTTTTTGAATCACTCAAATAGAGTGACTTAAAGGGGCTTACCTTATTCCCCCCACATAATCCtcatcagaaatatttatatcaTTTTCTGTATATTCCATCAAGTCCTAAAACAGATCAGGAGTAATATTTACTGCGAAGAAAACATAGTGCATGACTAGGAAGGTTGTGCTCTCAAAGGGACATGCTCTACTTTGTTCCGCTCAACTCCAAAAACACTGCTGACAAGCGAGGGTAGGGAGATGTACCATGTGTTTCAGAGGGTTCCCTCTGCATGATGCTGAAACTTGTGgtgtctttcttttctcatcACTCTGCTTAGCTGGTGATTTACATCAGTAAATCACAAAAATCTGTGGTTTTTTAGTAtgagcagagctctgaaaaggtttttttcttgctgtgcgTTAGAAAAGTGCAGCAAGTAAGGAGGAATGCACCTGTGTTTTGTAAACAGGAAGGTGAACAGTAAAAATTCCACCAAGTCCATGGTCTCAAAGCAATCCTCAATTTGTATGGCTTTTTATCATACAGAAGCTATTAAAATGGTTTCTTTCCACATGGAGATTCTTCTTACAAATCAACTGCTTTGAAACCTTTGGGTTTACCaggtcctttttttttcaatcgGCACCTCAGGGTGAGTGTGTAGAGAAACATGTTGGAGAATGTTGTTCCCCTGGTGGCAATGGCTACTTTTCTGGCTATTTTTTTGCCAACACAAATACAATAAATTCCTTTGCTAGAATTTCCTTGATACTGACTAGCCTGTACTGTTTGTTTGCCACTGTATTATTCCCTTGAATTTCTGTTGAGATTTACACCTGCAAATACACAAATGACCACAAAATTCTGTCAAGATTCCACATCAGCTGCAGAGCATAATAGCGACCTCTTGTTTTTAATTAcactaatttcacgattataagctgcattattttgactaaaattttggtccgaacctgaagtgcggcttataatcaggtgcggcttatatatggacaaagaaagaaaagttgctggcacccggaagtgtggcttataatcagtgcggcttataattgtgaaattattgtacatGAAAACTCACTCTTGTTCTCACTGCAGAGCACCAGTTTGCCTGCCCAGTTTTTGAAGAGTATGAGATTGTCTACAAGTGAGgccaacaaaaaaccacagttCTCACTGTTACTACAATTTTTAATACCTGATCCAGCTACTGAGTTAGTGATGACAAACCAACTTTGAAATAGTAACAAAACTGAATGAAAACCTAGATTATATAGGAGGCTActagctttttttcccttctctttctctcctcttccttgCTGCTAGTGTTGCCTGTGCTGAGTCTTTTAGCAGTCCTCTTTTTCACTGCAGATGGAGCACAAGCACTTCCAGAAGTCACTATTTATGCCCACGATGATGTTCAGAACCCAGCTACTCATGTCAGGAATACTGTAGTATTACAGTGTAATGTTATTCACTGTCGTACCTCTGTTAAAATGATTTCTTGGTCAGTAATCAGTTCCAGCATCATAACTCTGGTGCAAACATCtatatttttcctctgcagaatgAGAGGGTTAAGGAGAGAATTTTATTCCTACATTATAATAAACTAGTCACCTCTACCCTGAGGAACATACTAATAGCTTTTGAGatgagatggggaaaaaaaatcagctctgtGCTAGCTAGATTTCTCAAGATACTTTAATAGCAAATAATCAATCTTTTGCCAAGGTA is part of the Catharus ustulatus isolate bCatUst1 chromosome Z, bCatUst1.pri.v2, whole genome shotgun sequence genome and harbors:
- the LOC117010778 gene encoding uncharacterized protein LOC117010778, with translation MAARLPLRRRSAPALRLSRSARAAPPASPAHGHGARRLPAAAAGGERGRADTGSWARHRERGSRGTGRPCCSWFGGSVGEKLKDEQHPPEAGQSRLRTCSRFLLLRGVQRGGRVLEAIIAITSSRHYPTSEMEAAGPKSYLTQGSVVLEKPLHHRRLLATCKIWFATQEVLFKADAPFRRHHRPGKNKSIFIQAFMGQQNT